In the genome of Altererythrobacter sp. TH136, one region contains:
- the addA gene encoding double-strand break repair helicase AddA, which produces MSGAVHPLRDNQARAVAPERSVWLSASAGTGKTQVLSARVLRLLLQPGVKPGQILCLTFTKAGAAEMSERVNAVLARWVRLKPEELGKNLLAIGAPVDPATQERARTRFAAVLDCPGGGLRIDTIHAFSQWLLAAFPDEAGLVAGTRPMEDRDRELLARQVLQTLVVEAEQVEDVAVLGPLAMLSERMGPDGVRLWLMRCAEAREVWQGTGAWQPPMHERVLRLLGLESDASETSLVELCAEGVFDCEALHRVQSANAAWGTATALKSTTAIADFLGASGLGRVTAAGPLRDALFTQKGEIRSLKSLEKCDPGYAAAAEAVAASLGALRERQALLALADLLTPALELGRRFALAWEEAKEREGLIDFDDQIRRAAELLTRSDIADWIRYKLDRRFDHILIDEAQDTNQAQWDIIRALTGDFFAGEGARGEAMRTIFVVGDYKQAIFRFQGTSPENFAIARQHYAELIDALAAGDPDRELLKLGLGRSYRTAQPVLDFVDRAIETIGARAFGLDSEPEPHIGDGRPGLVTLWHPVAGRGDDADDDGPEDWLSEPEGAMANRIADQVRVWLRDGFPLVKGGTRNAGPGDIMVLVRKRRELAGLIVARLHAAGVPVAGVDRLRLGAPLGVKDLLAALRFSAQPLDSLSLANLLVSPLIGWSQEELLKFGYRTKGVPLWDHIRGGAHPRQQETAARLLDLLWRADFEPPQALLHWLLVGPWQGRKALVARLGHEVHDPIDELLNAASAYASTQTPSLVGFLAWFDAGEGELKRDADGGGGLVRVMTVHGSKGLQAPIVILADATGNPDASPTRDLTLTEDLPGGGGRTVPMPPLRKEEKAGPVVDAENTARVAERQEHWRLLYVAMTRAEEALFIGGALGKREKEPAPDSWFARLAPLFENEPLADPIWGAVSEWGARAPAAPPTAAVEAPLEAGLPVWASAPVGDEPRPPRPLAPSAAGAEQGADPPFPADTARIAARRGVLVHRLLERLPDIAPNQRSELGRGWLTRQAADLPAEEREALLASALAVLSQPAFADVFSPSALAEVPLAATVGGVVVAGTADRLLIEPGRITVVDFKTTRRPPSSLEEVPESTLRQMAAYVAALQVIYPGREICAAVLYTQAPRLIVIPEDLLAARKTHLSPEPESFPAPSVE; this is translated from the coding sequence ATGAGCGGCGCGGTTCACCCCTTGCGCGACAATCAGGCGCGGGCCGTCGCGCCGGAACGCAGCGTGTGGCTGTCCGCATCTGCCGGGACCGGCAAGACCCAGGTTCTGTCTGCGCGCGTGCTGCGCCTGCTGCTTCAACCGGGGGTCAAGCCCGGCCAGATCCTGTGCCTTACCTTCACCAAGGCCGGCGCGGCGGAAATGTCCGAGCGGGTCAACGCCGTGCTAGCGCGCTGGGTGCGATTGAAGCCGGAGGAACTGGGCAAGAACCTACTCGCGATCGGTGCGCCGGTCGATCCGGCCACGCAGGAGCGGGCACGCACGCGCTTCGCGGCGGTGCTCGATTGCCCTGGCGGTGGCTTGAGGATCGACACGATCCACGCGTTTTCCCAGTGGCTGCTGGCGGCATTCCCTGACGAAGCGGGGCTGGTCGCCGGCACCCGGCCGATGGAAGACCGCGACCGCGAACTCCTGGCGCGACAGGTGCTTCAGACCCTCGTCGTGGAGGCCGAGCAAGTGGAGGACGTCGCGGTGCTCGGTCCGCTGGCGATGCTGAGCGAGCGGATGGGGCCGGACGGCGTGCGGTTGTGGCTGATGCGCTGCGCCGAAGCGCGCGAGGTCTGGCAGGGGACGGGTGCATGGCAGCCCCCGATGCACGAACGGGTGCTCCGGTTGCTCGGCCTCGAGAGCGACGCGAGCGAGACCAGCCTGGTGGAACTGTGCGCCGAGGGTGTGTTCGACTGCGAAGCGCTTCACCGGGTCCAGTCCGCAAACGCGGCATGGGGCACGGCGACCGCGCTTAAATCGACCACCGCGATTGCCGACTTCCTTGGCGCCAGCGGCTTGGGGCGGGTCACGGCGGCGGGTCCGCTGCGGGATGCGCTGTTCACCCAGAAGGGTGAAATCCGCTCGCTGAAGAGCCTGGAGAAGTGCGATCCCGGCTATGCCGCCGCGGCGGAAGCGGTTGCGGCTTCGCTGGGTGCGCTACGCGAGCGACAGGCGTTGCTCGCGCTGGCTGACCTGCTGACGCCCGCACTTGAGCTTGGCCGCCGGTTCGCGCTCGCGTGGGAAGAGGCCAAGGAGCGGGAAGGGCTGATCGACTTCGATGACCAGATCCGCCGCGCGGCCGAATTGCTGACCCGGTCCGATATTGCCGACTGGATTCGCTACAAGCTCGACCGGCGGTTCGACCATATCCTGATCGACGAAGCGCAGGATACCAACCAGGCCCAATGGGACATCATCCGCGCGCTGACCGGAGACTTCTTCGCCGGCGAGGGCGCGCGCGGCGAAGCCATGCGCACGATCTTCGTGGTCGGTGATTACAAGCAGGCGATCTTTCGCTTCCAGGGCACCAGCCCGGAAAACTTCGCCATCGCGCGGCAGCACTATGCCGAATTGATCGACGCGCTGGCAGCCGGTGACCCCGACCGTGAGCTGCTGAAGCTGGGACTCGGCCGCAGCTACCGCACCGCGCAGCCGGTGCTCGATTTCGTCGATCGCGCGATCGAGACGATCGGCGCGCGCGCGTTCGGTCTCGACAGCGAGCCTGAGCCGCACATCGGGGATGGGCGCCCCGGACTTGTCACGCTGTGGCACCCGGTCGCCGGTCGCGGAGACGATGCCGATGACGACGGGCCCGAGGACTGGCTGTCGGAACCCGAGGGAGCGATGGCCAACCGCATCGCCGATCAGGTCCGTGTCTGGCTGAGAGACGGCTTCCCGCTGGTCAAGGGCGGCACCCGCAATGCCGGACCCGGCGATATCATGGTGCTGGTGCGCAAGCGGCGCGAGCTGGCCGGGCTGATCGTCGCCCGGCTGCACGCGGCGGGCGTGCCGGTCGCGGGCGTCGACCGGCTGCGCCTGGGCGCGCCGCTGGGGGTGAAGGACCTGCTGGCGGCGCTGCGCTTTTCCGCCCAGCCGCTCGATAGCCTGAGCTTGGCCAACCTGCTGGTCAGTCCGCTGATCGGTTGGTCGCAGGAAGAACTGCTCAAATTCGGCTACCGCACCAAAGGCGTGCCGCTGTGGGATCACATCCGGGGCGGCGCGCACCCGCGCCAGCAAGAGACCGCCGCCCGCCTGCTCGACTTGCTCTGGCGCGCGGATTTCGAGCCGCCCCAGGCGTTGCTCCACTGGCTGCTGGTCGGTCCGTGGCAGGGTCGCAAGGCACTCGTCGCGCGTCTCGGTCACGAGGTACACGATCCGATCGACGAACTGCTCAATGCCGCCAGCGCCTACGCCTCCACGCAAACGCCCAGTCTCGTCGGCTTCCTCGCATGGTTCGATGCGGGCGAGGGCGAACTGAAGCGCGACGCGGACGGAGGCGGCGGGCTGGTGCGGGTGATGACAGTCCACGGATCGAAGGGCTTGCAGGCGCCTATCGTGATTTTGGCCGATGCCACCGGCAATCCGGACGCTTCTCCGACGCGCGACCTGACTCTCACCGAGGATCTGCCCGGCGGCGGCGGGCGCACGGTGCCGATGCCTCCCCTGCGCAAGGAGGAAAAGGCCGGCCCGGTGGTCGATGCGGAGAACACCGCCCGTGTTGCCGAGCGCCAGGAGCACTGGCGCCTGCTCTACGTCGCGATGACCCGCGCCGAGGAAGCGCTGTTCATCGGCGGCGCGCTGGGCAAGCGAGAGAAAGAGCCGGCACCCGATTCATGGTTTGCGCGCCTGGCGCCCTTGTTCGAAAATGAACCGCTGGCCGATCCGATCTGGGGGGCGGTCAGCGAATGGGGCGCGCGCGCGCCAGCGGCCCCGCCAACGGCGGCGGTTGAGGCTCCGCTCGAGGCGGGACTACCTGTCTGGGCTAGCGCTCCGGTCGGCGACGAACCGCGCCCGCCGCGGCCGCTGGCACCTTCGGCTGCTGGCGCGGAGCAGGGCGCCGATCCGCCATTCCCCGCCGATACCGCGCGGATCGCGGCGCGCCGGGGCGTGCTGGTGCACCGGCTGCTGGAGCGACTTCCCGACATCGCTCCAAACCAGAGGAGCGAGCTTGGCCGAGGATGGCTCACTCGCCAGGCAGCGGACCTTCCCGCCGAGGAGCGCGAGGCGTTGCTCGCCAGTGCGCTGGCGGTCTTGTCGCAGCCCGCGTTTGCCGACGTGTTTTCGCCCAGCGCCCTCGCCGAAGTCCCGCTGGCGGCGACGGTGGGCGGCGTGGTGGTCGCCGGAACCGCGGACCGTCTACTGATCGAGCCGGGCCGGATCACGGTAGTCGACTTCAAGACCACGCGCCGTCCGCCATCCTCGCTGGAGGAAGTGCCCGAGAGCACGCTGCGCCAGATGGCCGCGTACGTAGCCGCGCTGCAGGTGATCTATCCCGGGCGGGAGATTTGCGCGGCGGTCCTCTATACACAGGCGCCTCGGCTCATCGTCATCCCGGAAGATTTGCTGGCAGCGCGCAAGACGCACTTGTCCCCCGAACCGGAAAGCTTTCCAGCCCCATCGGTTGAGTGA
- the addB gene encoding double-strand break repair protein AddB — protein MKGPQVYSIAAHRGFADALVAGLIPRYTEGDYGLARLTLLLPSSRAARTLQEAFVRVSPSAGSGAGLLMPRMAVVGDLDLDETLGTLLDPLGAADIPPAVDPTRRWLRIAALLADEMGQEAPRGAALLRLAQQVARTMDRLLIEDIGPELLLSDQVREIVGDMAEHWQRSVRLFARVQTRWLAELSAMCALDASARRNRLFDHAARTWKERPPQTPVIAAGVTSAAPALARLLRVVSELPQGAVILPDLDLAMPDEVWAELGIAGGPEDPPFSEDDAVSHPQYHLKLLLNRMGVNRQEVQPWHRRGLSAAPPERSRAISSLFLPPEASKSWADMPPDRRRLAGVRLMENPNPEAEAQAIALLIRQAVAEPEKRVALVTPDRALARRVIQHLRRWNLDADDSAGRPLGSTAAGRLFLQLAQIASEGGAPIALVAALAHPLVMTGERRAPWLERLRAFELKLRGPRPAPGFAALRPIAEKARVGHWWLEVEAILTPLMADETLSLAEWLDRLAATGEALSGEVLWSREDGRALSAFVEDLRAHARETGTVLEARDLHPALGDAMEAVAVRPPYGGHPRVAIYGLIESRMARADLVIAAGLNEGTWPTRPATDPLLAPAVLRALGVPGADFRIGLNAHDLAAAMGAPEVVLSRSRRDEGGPAIASRFLLRVQALLGELGDHHREADAPRLAAMIDHAAPAPDYPRPRPMPTAEQRKVAISVTGLDRLRADPYQFYASSILGLPELEPLEAEPSPAWQGTLAHEILENWHKTGRPLDEIARETLSAMHAHPLTRALWRPRLLNALRWVEASVASDPSRTPVLWEEKGRMEWRGVTLHGRIDRLDQLEDGTFAVVDYKTGKPPSGAQVERGFALQLGTLGLMVGEGAFAKAQGTASRFEYWSLGRSDKSDTGFGYITTPILEGAKKKGIAAGEFLPQARRYLDDALDNWILGSEPFTARLNPDAPSYATYDQLMRLDEWVGHEQ, from the coding sequence ATGAAGGGCCCGCAAGTCTATTCGATCGCAGCGCACCGAGGCTTTGCCGACGCGCTCGTCGCCGGGTTGATCCCGCGCTACACCGAAGGCGATTACGGGCTTGCGCGCCTGACGCTGCTGTTGCCGTCGAGCCGTGCCGCCCGAACCTTGCAGGAAGCGTTCGTGCGGGTCAGCCCGTCCGCCGGTTCGGGAGCCGGCCTGCTGATGCCGCGGATGGCGGTGGTCGGCGACCTGGACCTCGACGAAACCCTCGGCACGCTGCTTGACCCGCTGGGTGCGGCCGACATCCCGCCGGCGGTCGATCCCACGCGCCGATGGCTGCGCATCGCCGCGTTGCTGGCGGACGAGATGGGGCAGGAGGCACCGCGCGGTGCTGCGCTGTTGCGGCTGGCGCAGCAGGTCGCCCGCACGATGGACCGTCTGCTGATCGAGGATATCGGACCCGAATTGCTGCTGAGCGATCAGGTGCGCGAGATCGTCGGCGACATGGCCGAACACTGGCAGCGGTCCGTGCGGCTGTTTGCGCGGGTCCAGACACGGTGGCTGGCGGAACTTTCGGCGATGTGTGCGCTAGACGCGTCCGCGCGGCGCAATCGCCTGTTCGATCATGCGGCGCGAACCTGGAAGGAACGACCGCCGCAAACTCCGGTGATCGCCGCCGGCGTGACCAGCGCCGCGCCCGCCCTTGCGCGGCTGCTGCGCGTGGTCAGCGAACTGCCGCAGGGTGCCGTCATCCTGCCCGACCTCGATCTGGCGATGCCCGATGAGGTGTGGGCAGAGCTGGGCATCGCCGGCGGACCGGAAGATCCACCATTCTCGGAAGACGACGCGGTCTCGCACCCGCAATACCACCTCAAGCTGCTGCTCAACCGGATGGGCGTGAACCGGCAGGAGGTGCAGCCGTGGCACCGGCGCGGGCTGTCGGCCGCCCCGCCCGAACGCAGCCGCGCAATCTCCAGCCTGTTCCTGCCGCCCGAAGCGAGCAAGTCGTGGGCCGACATGCCGCCCGATCGCCGCCGGCTGGCCGGCGTCCGGCTGATGGAGAACCCCAACCCCGAAGCCGAAGCGCAGGCAATCGCGCTGCTTATCCGGCAAGCAGTGGCGGAACCGGAAAAGCGGGTCGCGCTGGTCACGCCCGACCGCGCGCTCGCGCGCCGGGTGATCCAGCACTTGCGTCGCTGGAACCTGGACGCCGACGATTCAGCGGGCCGCCCGCTGGGCAGCACCGCCGCCGGTCGGCTGTTCCTTCAGCTGGCGCAGATCGCATCGGAAGGCGGCGCGCCGATCGCGCTCGTGGCCGCGCTCGCCCATCCGCTCGTGATGACGGGCGAACGGCGCGCGCCCTGGCTCGAACGCCTGCGCGCGTTCGAGCTCAAGCTGCGCGGTCCGCGTCCCGCACCGGGTTTCGCAGCCTTGCGGCCGATCGCGGAGAAGGCGCGGGTCGGGCACTGGTGGCTTGAGGTCGAGGCGATCCTGACGCCGCTGATGGCAGACGAAACGCTCTCCCTGGCAGAATGGCTGGACCGGCTCGCCGCGACCGGAGAGGCGCTGTCGGGAGAAGTGCTGTGGAGCCGCGAGGACGGCCGCGCACTGTCCGCCTTCGTCGAGGATCTGCGCGCCCACGCCCGCGAAACGGGCACCGTGCTGGAGGCGCGCGACCTGCACCCTGCGCTGGGCGATGCGATGGAAGCGGTGGCGGTTCGTCCGCCCTACGGGGGACACCCGCGGGTGGCGATCTACGGCCTGATCGAATCGCGTATGGCGCGGGCGGACCTGGTGATCGCAGCCGGGTTGAACGAAGGCACCTGGCCCACGCGACCGGCGACCGACCCGCTGCTCGCACCGGCGGTGCTGCGCGCGCTCGGCGTGCCGGGCGCCGATTTCCGCATCGGCCTTAACGCACACGATCTTGCTGCCGCGATGGGCGCGCCCGAAGTGGTGCTCAGCCGCTCCCGCCGGGACGAGGGCGGGCCGGCGATCGCCTCGCGCTTTCTGCTGCGGGTCCAGGCGCTGCTGGGGGAACTGGGCGACCACCACCGCGAGGCTGACGCGCCGCGGCTTGCCGCGATGATTGACCATGCCGCGCCCGCGCCGGACTATCCCCGGCCGCGGCCCATGCCCACGGCGGAGCAGCGAAAGGTCGCGATCAGCGTGACCGGGCTCGACCGGCTGCGCGCTGATCCATACCAGTTTTATGCGTCGTCTATTCTCGGCCTGCCGGAGCTGGAGCCGCTGGAGGCGGAGCCGAGCCCGGCGTGGCAAGGCACTCTGGCGCACGAGATCCTGGAAAACTGGCACAAGACCGGTCGCCCCCTGGACGAAATCGCGCGCGAAACGCTGAGTGCGATGCACGCCCATCCGCTGACGCGCGCGCTATGGCGCCCGCGGCTGCTGAACGCGCTGCGATGGGTGGAAGCGAGCGTCGCCTCCGATCCCTCGCGCACGCCCGTTCTCTGGGAGGAGAAAGGGCGCATGGAGTGGCGCGGCGTGACCCTTCATGGGCGAATCGATCGCCTGGACCAGCTGGAGGACGGCACCTTTGCAGTGGTCGACTACAAGACCGGCAAGCCGCCGTCGGGCGCGCAGGTGGAGCGCGGGTTCGCGCTCCAGCTCGGCACGCTGGGGTTGATGGTGGGCGAGGGCGCGTTCGCCAAGGCACAGGGCACAGCCAGCCGGTTCGAATACTGGTCGCTCGGTCGAAGCGACAAGAGTGATACCGGGTTCGGTTACATCACCACGCCGATCCTGGAAGGCGCCAAGAAAAAGGGCATCGCCGCGGGCGAGTTCCTGCCGCAGGCGCGGCGCTATCTGGATGATGCGCTGGACAACTGGATCCTGGGGTCCGAGCCGTTCACCGCCCGGCTCAACCCCGATGCGCCCAGCTACGCGACGTATGACCAGCTGATGCGGTTGGATGAGTGGGTGGGACACGAACAATGA